From the Clupea harengus chromosome 15, Ch_v2.0.2, whole genome shotgun sequence genome, one window contains:
- the knl1 gene encoding uncharacterized protein knl1 isoform X3 encodes MESTETFNFDFERVGSSKRRISSILKAPRTSVKVTESSLKEPQQGDKSKPTEKRRSSRRVSFAATKNVVVFAKDMTSSSEEQSPSPSLTPMGAGSQDAKVMYDGIENLLKAPLQVSHQRDENQFFPDVFLPDGCNDKTVLFGEDTACMDMTHCHTVVIDKESDKSGLNFTTNTEMSVSRICKPTNMEDTMLQKNICLVDKGNAYSQNAEPASDFGAFLASMTQQKGVGNKSRNERPYMARDQTLLFEGDDMAHMDMTHSHTVMIDDDSNETDLNFFKKAEMPVSGIFKTINKEDNMPQRNVELANKAATDGDFEVFLAGLTKQKGLGNAKSEQSFPAIQSSSVPFHTQKVDSNSFFARLNAHRSVTDKENQPPALPDRSVSKPQGLHLRRSSTPSAEHDFMDLTKSHTVAIDRRGCLQSQQATQREKQWAIGQGSTNASRLDCDGLVGSLKSPDPDDMDLTRSQTVAINFKSMDVVRPSLSNVRRCERSFLDPNQTQIFSGNNVGMELTGVIDGTEVQENIPQKMPVQTESRFSLSKLRGASVHAPQPVSQQQRISHFQNDMWTVDPAKTDDMELTKSQTVVIDSKGYERDRPNKTRKSLSTNRSVIFAQNDEGMEFTEPFTGHLEARKRGSQSISMDMKINQTGAASDSEDMEMTKSQTVVIDSKAYKQEKPVRSTKSLSTNRSVMFAQNDDGMEMTEALSGHIKANSYSNRRECDAQSVSMDMKINTNVPDNGKSFWADTSDSNDMEMTKSQTVVIDSKDYDQVKAPKSRKSLSTNKSVLFSKNDDCMEMSEALTGHMDANRHSVRDGSDQTSPRVFLNQTVQQSQPHVEALFSEADDMEITRSQTVVIDSKNRGITGNGSSHSSHMEIAESQKDLTESNQPIKGSLLRKSMMKSLSCVPSSSLQNTMFGNDPYSERKEATTVSGDDMEITRSQTVVIDAKHKRMSGDSDPKVHTLTTKWKNSISPMTDATFPSSQMTSQANVLQMSTAGEDMGFTTRKAAAMDSNSSEVNDGCKSTTKKFFPFDPLISKPCESEGITTDLSFITGQKVFPSLWVDDMELTSSKVTKSVPYMAAESKTQCSSDEGYVLKMTKSAQLASDERYGAPLHEEDPVALMSQSREVIGESSSVRGRGIHHDQRSSLCAEENVDSAEPDPVSPPDHTVTKRSDPISQKSKSRRRSLLDLQSKLRRISQAINDPAQSVVNSATLPLPRLEVTEMFTDNPEMADTIGCSNQNAVEVLTEQPDHVESSRKTSVKHETKPLTARRSFGGFLPKLPSRQKPIITDHVSETTKTFKSNFLEIDLDATSNLGNSEMDDIHAEQLPEMSSDEDISVTVDDHSFKQTQEEDGHCGANPLPEDLVHNVSPTLNVTKNLKRPRPEDDHDNMPLEQKRKQEVLPTEVTGSAFSSIRWETNATEEASNVMTKTIDGTSSSSNSTYLKSEATFESTYKYSQCDSQIERTLDYEFDFYKKIEDGSITMNEFLRHFGIDFVIHRSRPSALPDNFSPDPTPKMEHLLNELFIYRPKQRVYEADCEKLAAMVEGLKSRMLEQDRPVRHINESLWQELTNLSKEQLLSFGSKLKERKVHFRKRSKMLSHEMKAGMYSELVHTTQETKHQLEEKVLETDTLLKDLDACIHDLEVELEAVDSALRVDQVHAQSEIQPALRKRQEELERLDSAVAEKQRQMVHVESEKKNKAEKLDRLREEVKDIKKHTSVLHSVNEWKLSLKENGRTLIGFLHNTLLLEVVHQPPSGMLAPNDDTEQKLLDVSFHFQSDADKSECHSIIVHDLLSKLFKSETDWLKRYSTTRDIPMLLHDVSLAVSRIRLLGEEIQRLKRWGALRLSVLEISCADRQVQIVFSSLKAFVKFQLTLMVTCAYPFGGIKVHSFQNYIGNTSVDQIEDVLSSIEPAKGYLTQFIKMIHDHLLV; translated from the exons AATCAGTTCTTCCCAGATGTATTTCTGCCAGACGGTTGTAACGATAAAACGGTCCTTTTTGGAGAAGACACTGCATGTATGGACATGACTCACTGTCATACAGTTGTCATTGATAAGGAATCTGATAAAAGTGGCCTGAATTTCACAACCAATACAGAGATGTCAGTCAGCAGGATCTGTAAACCTACAAACATGGAAGATACCATGCTACAAAAAAACATCTGCCTTGTTGACAAAGGAAATGCATACTCTCAGAATGCAGAGCCGGCTTCAGATTTTGGAGCTTTCCTCGCAAGTATGACCCAGCAAAAGGGAGTTGGGAATAAATCAAGAAATGAAAGACCTTACATGGCTAGAGATCAGACATTGCTGTTTGAAGGGGACGATATGGCACACATGGATATGACCCATTCTCACACAGTTATGATTGATGACGACTCAAATGAAACTGACTTAAACTTCTTTAAGAAAGCAGAGATGCCAGTAAGTGGAATCTTTAAGACTATAAACAAGGAAGACAACATGCCACAAAGAAATGTGGAACTTGCTAATAAGGCTGCCACTGATGGAGATTTTGAAGTGTTCCTTGCAGGCTTGACCAAGCAGAAGGGACTCGGGAATGCAAAAAGTGAGCAGTCTTTCCCTGCTATTCAGTCTAGCAGCGTTCCATTTCATACCCAGAAAGTCGATTCAAACAGCTTTTTCGCCAGACTAAATGCCCACCGTAGTGTAACCGACAAAGAGAACCAGCCTCCTGCTCTGCCAGACCGCTCTGTTTCAAAACCTCAAGGCCTTCACCTTAGGAGGTCCAGTACCCCATCAGCTGAACATGACTTCATGGATCTAACAAAAAGTCACACAGTTGCAATAGACAGAAGAGGTTGTCTCCAAAGCCAACaggcaacacagagagagaagcagtgggCCATCGGACAGGGCAGCACCAATGCATCTCGACTGGATTGTGATGGTTTGGTAGGTTCCCTGAAATCACCTGATCCAGATGACATGGACTTGACAAGGAGTCAGACCGTTGCAATCAACTTCAAAAGTATGGACGTGGTGAGGCCCTCATTGAGCAATGTCAGGAGGTGTGAAAGGTCTTTTCTGGATCCCAACCAAACACAGATTTTCTCCGGCAATAACGTTGGAATGGAGCTTACAGGAGTCATTGATGGGACTGAGGTACAGGAAAATATCCCACAAAAGATGCCTGTCCAGACAGAATCaaggttctctctctcaaaactcAGGGGGGCTTCTGTCCACGCTCCCCAACCTGTAAGTCAGCAACAGAGGATTAGTCATTTTCAAAATGATATGTGGACTGTTGACCCTGCTAAGACCGATGACATGGAACTGACAAAGAGCCAGACAGTCGTAATTGACAGCAAGGGCTACGAGCGGGATAGGCCCAATAAAACACGAAAAAGTCTGTCCACAAACAGAAGTGTTATATTTGCACAAAATGATGAGGGTATGGAGTTCACTGAACCTTTTACAGGTCACCTGGAGGCAAGAAAACGTGGCAGTCAGAGTATCTCCATGGATATGAAGATTAATCAGACTGGAGCCGCATCAGATTCTGAGGAC ATGGAAATGACAAAGAGTCAAACTGTGGTCATTGATTCTAAAGCCTACAAACAGGAAAAGCCCGTTAGGTCGACGAAAAGTCTGTCCACCAATAGGAGTGTGATGTTTGCCCAAAATGATGATGGGATGGAGATGACTGAAGCCCTTTCTGGACACATAAAAGCAAACAGCTACTCTAACAGAAGAGAATGTGACGCTCAGAGTGTTTCCATGGATATGaagattaatacaaatgttccGGATAATGGCAAGAGTTTTTGGGCAGACACATCAGATTCTAATGACATGGAAATGACAAAGAGCCAAACTGTGGTGATTGATTCCAAAGACTACGACCAGGTTAAGGCACCAAAATCAAGGAAAAGTCTTTCCACCAACAAAAGTGTGCTGTTCTCAAAAAATGATGACTGTATGGAGATGTCTGAAGCCCTTACTGGACACATGGATGCAAATCGTCACTCCGTCAGAGATGGAAGTGATCAAACCAGTCCACGTGTTTTCTTAAACCAGACAGTCCAACAGAGCCAACCACATGTGGAAGCTCTTTTTTCAGAAGCAGACGACATGGAAATCACCAGAAGTCAAACTGTTGTCATTGACTCAAAAAACAGAGGAATTACTGGCAATGGCTCATCACATTCCAGTCATATGGAAATTGCCGAAAGTCAAAAAGATTTGACTGAGTCTAACCAGCCAATTAAAGGAAGCCTTTTGAGGAAAAGCATGATGAAAAGTTTGTCTTGTGTGCCATCTTCATCATTACAGAATACCATGTTTGGGAATGATCCTTATTCGGAAAGAAAGGAGGCAACAACTGTTAGTGGTGACGACATGGAAATAACACGAAGTCAGACTGTTGTCATTGATGCTAAACATAAAAGGATGAGTGGGGATAGTGACCCCAAGGTCCACACTCTAACCACTAAATGGAAGAATAGCATTTCGCCCATGACTGATGCAACTTTCCCCTCCAGTCAGATGACTAGTCAGGCCAATGTGTTGCAAATGTCAACTGCTGGTGAAGACATGGGATTTACAACTCGTAAAGCAGCTGCTATGGATTCCAATTCCAGTGAAGTAAACGATGGCTGTAAAAGTACTACAAAGAAATTCTTCCCATTTGATCCCTTAATTTCTAAACCTTGTGAATCTGAGGGAATTACCACTGACCTATCATTCATTACTGGCCAGAaggtctttccatctctttggGTAGATGACATGGAGCTGACTAGCAGCAAAGTGACAAAGTCTGTGCCATATATGGCAGCCGAGTCAAAAACACAGTGCTCTTCTGATGAAGGCTATGTCTTGAAGATGACAAAGTCTGCTCAACTGGCCTCTGATGAACGTTATGGTGCACCGCTTCATGAGGAAGATCCTGTTGCCCTCATGTCTCAGAGTAGGGAAGTCATTGGAGAGTCCAGTAGTGTTAGAGGCAGAGGTATTCATCATGACCAAAGGAGCTCTTTGTGCGCAGAGGAAAATGTTGACTCAGCCGAACCAGATCCAGTTTCTCCACCTGATCATACTGTCACCAAGAGAAGTGATCCCATATCCCAAAAATCTAAATCTAGGCGGAGAAGCCTGCTAGATCTACAGTCTAAACTGAGACGTATTTCACAAGCTATCAATGACCCGGCCCAAAGTGTAGTAAACAGTGCAACTTTACCATTACCCCGTTTGGAGGTAACAGAAATGTTCACAGATAATCCTGAAATGGCAGACACAATAGGTTGCAGTAACCAGAACGCTGTAGAAGTGTTGACTGAACAACCAGATCATGTAGAAAGCTCCAGAAAGACCTCGGTCAAACATGAGACTAAACCACTCACAGCACGACGCTCGTTTGGTGGATTTCTACCCAAACTGCCATCAAGACAAAAACCAATTATTACTGATCACGTATCTGAAACCACAAAAACCTTCAAAAGTAACTTCCTCGAAATCGACCTAGATGCCACTTCCAATCTTGGCAACTCTGAGATGGATGATATCCATGCTGAACAGCTTCCTGAGATGAGTAGCGACGAGGACATTTCAGTAACTGTTGATGACCATTCTTTCAAGCAAACCCAGGAGGAAGATGGCCACTGCGGTGCAAACCCGTTGCCAGAAGACCTGGTGCATAATGTCTCACCGACTCTCAATGTCACCAAAAACCTGAAAAGGCCGCGTCCAGAGGATGACCATGACAATATGCCTCTagagcagaagagaaaacaagaagTATTACCCACTGAAGTCACG GGGTCTGCTTTTAGTAGCATCCGGTGGGAGACTAATGCCACAGAGGAAGCTTCTAATGTGATGACTAAGACAATTGATGGTACCAGCTCCAGCAGTAACTCCACCTACCTTAAATCTGAGGCCACCTTCGAGTCAA CATACAAGTACAGCCAGTGTGACTCCCAGATCGAAAGGACTTTGGATTATGAATTTGATTTTTACAAG AAAATTGAAGATGGAAGCATCACCATGAATGAGTTCCTGAGGCACTTTGGCATCGACTTCGTCATCCACAGATCCCGTCCAAGTGCCCTCCCTGACAAT TTTTCACCTGACCCAACACCAAAAATGGAGCACTTACTGAATGAGCTGTTCATCTACCGACCTAAACAGAGGGTTTATGAAGCTGACTGTGAGAAGCTCGCTGCAATGGTCGAAGG ACTCAAGTCACGGATGCTGGAACAAGACCGTCCCGTCAGACACATCAATGAGTCGCTTTGGCAGGAGTTGACAAACCTATCCAAGGAACAG CTACTGAGCTTTGGTTCCAAGTTGAAGGAAAGAAAGGTGCATTTCCGAAAGAGAAGCAAAATGCTTTCTCATGAAATGAAGGCTGGCATGTACTCTGAACTTGTGCACACAACACAG GAGACCAAACATCAACTTGAGGAAAAGGTGTTGGAAACGGATACATTACTAAAAGATCTTGATGCGTGTATCCATGATTTGGAAGTTG AATTGGAAGCTGTGGATAGCGCCCTGAGAGTTGACCAAGTGCATGCACAGAGTGAAATACAGCCGGCCCTGAGAAAGAGACAAGAAG AACTTGAACGCTTGGATAGTGCTGTTGCTGAGAAACAAAG GCAAATGGTCCATGTGGAAAGTGAGAAGAAGAACAAGGCAGAAAAATTGGACAGATTACGAGAGGAGGTGAAAGATATAAAGAAACACACCTCGGTTCTACACAG TGTGAACGAATGGAAGTTGAGCTTGAAAGAAAATGGAAGGACTCTGATTGGTTTTCTACATAACACACTATTGTTAGAGGTGGTACATCAACCGCCCAGTG gaaTGCTTGCCCCAAATGATGATACGGAACAGAAACTTCTTGacgtttcatttcattttcaatcaGACG CAGACAAATCTGAGTGCCACTCTATAATAGTCCATGACCTGCTCTCCAAACTCTTTAAGTCTGAAACCGATTGGTTGAAGAGGTACTCCACCACTCGCGACATTCCAATG CTCCTACATGATGTGAGCCTGGCGGTGAGCCGCATCCGTCTTCTCGGTGAAGAGATCCAGCGGCTGAAGAGGTGGGGAGCGCTGAGACTGAGCGTCCTAGAGATCAGCTGTGCAGACAGGCA GGTCCAAATAGTTTTCTCCAGCCTCAAAGCGTTTGTCAAGTTTCAGCTAACTCTGATGGTTACCTGTGCGTACCCCTTTGGAGGGATTAAGGTCCATAGCTTCCAGAACTACATTGGAAATACAAG CGTTGACCAGATTGAGGATGTACTCTCGTCCATTGAACCAGCCAAGGGCTACTTGACCCAGTTTATCAAGATGATTCATGATCATCTCCTTGTCTAA